The sequence ATGGTATTCGCGTAACTCCTTCGTTTGGCAATAGTTGCTTCAGATGGGTTGTTTGCTGCATAGTAATAGACATTGGGAATGTTCCCAATGAGACTATCGGGAAAACAAGCATCGCTCATCCCCACCTGTTTACCTGGCATGAACTCAAGAGAACCATGAGTACCAAAGTGGAGAACTGCATCAGCTTTGAAAATTTTCTCCACAAAGGAATAGTATGCAGCAAAACCATGGTGAGGGCTAGCTGATTTGGAGAACAGAAGTCTCATCGGGTCACCCTCGTATCCAAATGTGGGCTGAACACCGATAAAGACATTACCATACTGTTTACCATATACCAAGAGATTTTCTCCATCAGAGTTCAAATTACCAGGTGCTTTCCCCCAGTTCTCTTCAAGAGCAGTAGCATAGGGTGTTAGCTTCTGGTATTCTCTAACGCTCATCTTGTAAGCTATGTTAAGATTTGGGCTGCTGAACTGAGCTTCTTTGTCGTGAATTACTTCTTCAATCAGTTCTGCAGAAGTCTCAGGCAGCCCCTCAACATTGTAGCCGTCTTTCTTGAGATCTTTGAGCACAGAGTATATGGAGGCAAAGACATTCAAGTATGCAGCAGTTCCAACATTGCCTTTGTCTGGAGGAAAGCTGAAGACAGTGATTGCCAACCTCTTATCAGCCTGCACATTGTTAGGTTACACATTGAGCATCAGTAGCAGAAATTGTTATAATGCAACATAATTAGATTAAAAAATCCACCAAATAATTCTAGCTAATAAAAGAGCAgcccagtgcactaagctcccgctatgcgcagggtccggggaagagccggaccacaagggtcttatatatgcagccttaccctgtatttctacaagaggttgtttccacagttcgaacccatgacctccctgtcacatggcagcaactttaccagttactccaaggctccccttctaaTTCTAGCTAACAAAGATCATAATACACATTTAGGGAGAATTATGAAAAGGGAACCACAGGTCTCCAAGTTTCAATATTGTTGTCCCTTTAGTCTATGACCATTGTAAGATAGAGAAATTGTACAACTCTGACCCTAAACAGGAAAATGGAAAATTCCTGGTAGCGTACGAGAATTTTATCCTAATTTGCAACTTGTGATCATGATAAAATATCAAAACAGTCATTTCAGAATCCATGAGACTTGCTGAAGTCCTAATGAAAGTGATCAAAGTTTAAACAATAGAAGAAGGGAACTCTTAAACATCTCTACATCAAATAGTATTTCTAAGTGAAAGATAAAAGAGTTCTATCAATGGTCCATATTAATTTCCACTTACTCAAAGAAATTGGTTCATGTTAATCAGGATTTGTGAGTAATTGGGCAGCCCGGTACACAAAGCATCCTGCAGGGTCTGGGGAAGGGCAAAGGGGCCTACCCTAGTGCAAGCATCAATGGCTGATTCCACGGCtcaaacccgtgacctataggtcacacggacaCGGAGACAACTTGACCGTTGCTCTAAGACAACTTGATATTGTCAATTACTTGTCAAGTATTTGCAAGCAATTGACAATGTTAATTACACTTTCTCATATCAAATCAATTGTCATTGGAATAACTAAGTTATatgaccatttgtgaaatttaccctTGGTCTAAGCACCGTTTTGAGGTGTTTCATTATTTCTATTATCCAATGCATTACCTTAAAACCAGTAAAAAAATCTTATCTTTTAATCTAAACCAATATGAATAGAACCAATATTTCAAGACTAGGGGGCAAGAACCAATATTTCAGCACGCAtacctttgtttttctctttagCTCTCCCCATTTGATTGCCCTGGTGCAAAGCTGCTCCACTCTTTTGTGAAGAGCATGTGATTTCCCTGCATATTTCAAGTAATGTTAGGAAAACTAATCAAACTAAATATATTTTTGCATTTCATATCTAATAAAAATGGAAATCAACATTGCTAAGGGAAAGAACAAAGAAGTATACTTGCCTGTTCTTGGATCGCGACCGGCGAATACGATGGGCTCCATGCCTCCATCCAGCTCAGGGAGAGCAACTTGTAGAGCCACCTGAATAGGATGCAGCCCCAAAGTACTGTTCAACCATTCCTCTGTTGTTTGGAAAACCAAAGGCAATGCCACAATATAAGGCACATCTAGCTTCATCAAAGCCTCAATAGCCCTTGGATGATCTTGTCTTGCTGGCCCTCCAACAAGTGCAAAACCAGTAAGTGATATTACTGAATTCACAAAAGGCTTCTTTgtaataggatcaatgaagtatCTCTCAACCGGCCCCGAAAAGTCTAGCCCACCGGCGAAAATTGGGATAACTTTAGCCCCTTTTGCCTCCAATTCCATGATCACAGCCACATAATGACTCTCATCACCAGTAACAATATGACTCCTCTGCAAAACCAGACCAACAACAGGAGCATTTGAACTCTTGAGTTTCTCATTAGTATCTCTCCTTGTTGCATACCAATTCAAATACTCCTTCACATCATCATACATACAAGGAGCCAAAGGATGCCAAATTCCACTATCCAAGTACAAAACCGGATCCGAATAGTCGATTTTCATCCCTTTAAGAGCAGGAACATAAGAACCAGATatcattttcaagaaattcaCCAAATTATCAGGTGAACCTCCAAGCCAAAACTGCAAACTTAGTATATACAACCTAGCATCTTGAGCTTTATCACTTGGTAAATACTTCAAAACCTTAGGCAATGTCCTCACAAGCTTCAACATCTGATCAGAAAAACCAGCAGAAGAAGATTTCTTCTTCTTGAAAAGCTCAAAAAATGGACTTTTTGATTGCCCCAATTGTGACATACTAAAAGATCCCAACTTGTTCAACCTCATCACCTCAGGCATTGATGGAAACACCAAAACTGCATCAAGCCTGTCCCTTTCTTTCTCCACTGCAGTTTTCACTTTCAAAGCCAATTCTTCCACAAAAATCAATGAACCAATAAACACATTTGCATCCTCAAGATCTTTACAAAACATTTTATAAGCATTCTCATCTCTAAGCTCCTCAACCAAATACCCCACAACCTCAAAAGAAGCAAACTTACCATTCTTGTTCAGTGTTTGAACAGCAGCAGTAAGTGATGCTTGGTACTGGGCTTCTAATACAACATACACTATTTTCACAGTAGCAAGTCCCTGAGTATTTTCAGGTACAATTCTCCTAACTTCTTGAGTTGTTTGAGTGAATAAACCATTGCCAATAGCATTACATTGGAATTTCTTTGGTGATTTTGAGTAAGTGGGGTTTGTTTTCTTGGGAAGAAATGAGTGAAGAAAGTAATGTTTTTGAGAAATGGATGACAAATGTTCAACTTTTGAACTTGGTAATGTAAATGGTGAAGAAACCAAAGAAGCCATTGTTTCAAACTTGTAAAAAAGTTTCAAACTTTAACTCTTTGGTTTCTTGATTCTACACAAAATGTACAGAAGAGtataaaaaactcaaaaaaaaccaagaaaaaagaCTAAAAGAAAGTTGAAACAAGAATCTTGGGAGTGTGGAAGTTGAATTTAACTTCCTATAGATTGTGTTTTGAGAAAAGATTTGTTCTTCagtttctctcttttttttcaagtgaaatgttCTAAGTTTATAGTTTTATGTGGAGAGTAGTGGCTGTTATGGAAGTTAAGAAATTTGAGTGAAAATATAgctgtttttattttatttgaggGGTTTAAGTTAGTGGTGAGACAAAGGGACACGTGGCAAGAAGGGTATGTATCAAAAAGTTGGAAGTAAAATTATGAGATTttgtacctttttgttgtattttCTATCTGATTGGGGTCATGTTTGATGATGATTCTTGAGTTTCTATTGGTCAGTTTAGATTTCCTAAAATAAAGGAATGGGCAGAGAGAGAAGAGGGAGTGTGGAGTGTGGATTGTGATGAGAGAGAAAAtagggaattttttttttaattttattttttggtgaGTCATTTAGTTTCTTTTTGTTTGTAAAAATTCTGATTTTTTTGAGTTTGTGACTCTGAGTgaaaaggaaatgatattttaTGTGTGAACCTCAATGGGTCCAGGTATCTTACTTTTCTGCCAGGTAAACTACCAAGCAAGttttgttaaaaaataaaaataaaaagtaaaataaatggaGTTGGAACTtgtataaaaattttaaaaaatattacacTTGTACAATTCCACATTTTGGAATATGCCAAACAGAGTAACTTTGCTTTTTATTCTGAGGCTAAGAATTTACTGAGTATATATGTGAATTTACAAGCAAATTCATATGATAAGTATTAATTAGATTATTTATAAGACATTTTCAACcgattttgaaaatatttttgttgagACAAGAGTCTATTAAATATAACTTCTCTATCGATCACAACGAAGAAGTAAGGTTTGCATATACTCACCCTCCTCGGACCTTACTTGTGTGATTTCActgaaatattgttgttgtttgaggTCATTTATAAGATAATTGCATGTAAATCTATATAATAAGCATTAATTGGTATCATAATAAAAATGATATAACATAGAATTAAAATACGGTGATATGAAAAGATCTTTACATTGACAACGTATAAACTTATATCCCTaggtaaaataacaaataatctgTTATCACAAGTTAAACTATACTGTTAgtgtaaaaaaaattacatttgtGTATATAACAAATTAGTAGCTAATGTGTCCATAATTACGTAAAAGAAAATATTAGTTCAAAGTGCCCCAACTCATGATGAAAAAGAAATATAATACAGCATCGATAGAGacttttgaatcaattattaccAATTATCTCACAATGAAGACGAATTCTCCCACAGTTTCTCCCACAATTGATAGGAGCATAATTTGGCCCATAGGATTCAAGAAAATAAACCACTTATGGCTGGTGGTAACAATTGTATTGATTATAAACTCTACTATTGTCTACTTTATCTGTTTCATTTTATATGGCGTTGTTCGAGTTCATTTTATATGGTGTTATTTGAGTTGAcatgaagtttaagaaagaaCGGATAAAAGATTAAAGTGTTCTTAGAATTTATAGTGATTAACGCTAAAATCTCTCTTGAATATTCAGACTCCCTTTTTTTTGGGTCGCATTCCAGGTTTCTAGAGCACAATGAGAAGGTGGTGAAAAATATAGCTAAAAGCTTGTTCAAACATTGGAGACCAGGGTTCAACATAGTTAAAACTAAACATGTGGTTTCTTTCTGCTTGTCTAAGCCTTAGTGACCAGAGTTAGCTAATACCTGTGTTGCTGGGAGAAAGTAGATATTCAGTGGAATAGTTATGGCGCGCACAAGTTGGCCCGAACATCATCattaataaaaggaaaaaatgtaGTTGAGAAATTTCTAATAAGTCATGAGAATGTAGTATTTTGAAGAAATCACTACACAATATGGTATGCCCTCCCCTTCAACCATGTTTACTAACACCAGAAAATGTCAACAGAAGttctacaaaataaaatatcACCCCCCAAAAAGACTTGGTCAAACATGGTAAAACAACAATTCATCCACACcagctcaacaacaacaacaacaacaacaacaacaacaatccagtggAATCCCACAGGAAGtaaagtgtacgcagaccttccgaaagaccctcggctcgagAGGAATCCACAGCAACCTCTATTTGCAAAATTACCACAAGGCACTTCTTTTTCGGTTTCTTTACAAATGTAAACATCCTAGAGCATGAATTCAACTTTCAGCTAGTACATTATTCAACTCTCATCGGGAATCAAAGAGAAAAATTCCATTAAATCATTTTCACCAACTACAATGCCAAGTTTCTCGGCGAAAACGACATTGACATTATCAGCTCCGACATTTTTCACAACATCGTCTGGAGAGACTGTAATATACTCGTTCAGGTTGTGTATGGTTCCATCTGTACAAGGAAAATGCAAAACGAAATAAGCAACTATAGCTCAAATAAACGAGAGGTCACCATGTTTTCTCACTAAATGCACCAAATGACCCTAGATCACATGAGCTACCTATCAGATTTATAATTAATGTAAATTTGTTCTTCCCTATTTTAACAATGAACAAATACTAGCTCAGATATATTGGTTCAAACTGGTAGTTAGTTTGATGAGGGATACAGTAACATATCCAAATGTAGTGCAGCAAGTTTAAGTGGAGCAAACTAATCGACTGTCAAGCGAAAAGGTAATATTGAGATTTATTACGTCGATAATGAACCAAAGTGAAAAGAGAACAATCGAATTAGAAGAAGCATTTGAGTATTTCTAAGTTGAAAATTATATCGAGGGAACAAAGTTATGTTTACATACCAAAGATCAGAATAAACTTAAAATCAGAACGGAGAAGAAATATACCCCCGTGTTTGAAGTGACTCCCTCTGCACACCGAGTTAACAGGAAACAACCATAGTCGTAGCGACTTATTTTACACCTTACTGAGCCAAAACATGAAGATAAAGTTGTTTCGTCAATTAAGGTTCAACTATCCTAGCTCTGAAATTTTTTAGTATGAATCTTCTTCCAGAAGGGGAGTCAGCCTTGacataactggtaaagttgttgccatgtgaccaagagggcacgggttcgagccgtgaaaatagcatcttgcagaaatgcaaggtaaggaTGCGTATAATAGATCCTTGAGGTCCGACCCtaccccggaccccgcgcatagcgagagcttagtgcacctGGCTGCCCTTAATCTTCTTCTAGAAATAATGATGTTTAAACTTATTTAGAGTTTCCAATGTGTAAACTACTAGGGAAACCATAGATCCTAAATGAACCTTTATACAGAACATATTCAGGTACACTCTGAGAAGCTAAACTTTGAGGATTTCAACTATATAATTCAAAAGGTGATCCATGATTAGGTTCACTGAAAGGTATGCTTTGAGAAATCACCAAAGTTCCTTGAACTTCTAAGAATTTCAAAATGGCCCGAGTATTTTCATAAATGCAGAACGCATTAAAGAAATGCCACTATTTTTTACTGTAAGACATAAATTGTTTTGAAGAGAGTTTTTTATGCATAGATAACCAGAGTTTAGGTGCCTAAAGTAACATGCAGGCTATGAAACTTTAATAAGTGCCCGACTTAAGAGAGCAACAATTATTTAACCTAGACGTCCTTTCATTCATTAAAATGAAGTTACCCGCTACCAACAAATGGCAAAAGCATAATTTTGTGAACTTTTATTTCCTGTATTTACCTTCAGCAACAATAGCTTCGTGCAATGGCGGTTCAGCAATCCAATTTCCAGCAGAATCCTTCATGTGTCTTCTATCAGATGCAAAGTGTCGGAGAAATATAGGGGCATGCACAACTCGAAAGAACCTGAAATTGCCAATTTTGGTTCATGTGGTTGCAGTTAGCTTATTACTCCATGCACGATATTGGCAACATTGCTTAAAACCAGAAGAAAAACATTTTAGTTATTTCTTCAGAGAGGTCAGTAAAGGAGCATTATTTATTTCATGAGACCACCATTACAGGATCGACCACAAATAAAGCTAATTTAttaaacataaatagaaaaatgagATTCACTAAGTAGAGCTTAAATGTTTAACATGTAGTATGAAGGAAAGTTAGAAACGTTTTAAGGTCAGGATGACATCAGGCGGGAACGAAGAATAACACACAGAAAGGCAGTACAACTACTTTTGCATCACAAGTTTAAGAATTCTAAATTTGAGCACATATGAAATATCTAGCTCCAACGGAACTACGGAAGGGAATGAAATAACAGTTCTTCCTCATTTAAGAACAAAAGTTCTAGTGATATGTAGCTTTATCGATGTATTCAATGAAGTCATGTTTCGTCTTGGGACTAGAAAAGTTATTACCTTttgaattctgaaaatatttGAATTGATGGACGAATGCTCTCAGCAACATAGGAGCCAAGAGGAGATGGAATCGGAAGGCTTGAATCTAAATCCCACACTAGCGATGAAGAGTTCTCATTTCCCTTTTTCTGCATTAGCATTGCAACCAGATATACTTAAGGACATGAAATCCCTAATAGCTTTACAGCTTATACTAGAACTAAGTAGGTTAATCTGACCTGTACACAAATGACGTGATAGTCCCACAGAATAACTCCCTCTGCTCGCTGGCTAGCCTTCTGATGCCACAAAGGAATCTGAAAGCATGTCATTAAACTAGTGAATATGCCCAACACATTTTCTAGGAACAACTTAACTGTCGTCCATTCCGTCTCTCTCCTTTATAAACCAACTAAGCTGGAAGGCAACAAAATACTAGAAAGTTTAAGTCATATTTATCATTAACTCATTTAAGTGCCCTGGAACATTTTCAGATACGGGTATACATGAAATTCCCTTCATCCTTTTTTATTTGTTGGAGTTGGGGATAGAGAGACAAATTGAACTGTTAATGTAATACAAAGAATTGTCAAATGGCAAGCAAAATGCGAAAGACCAAGTTCATCAAATGTTATAAACAATTAGTCTATTCTATTTGCAAACAAAGGCTTGTAATTAACATCATTTTGTTATCCAGTAAACTATTCGCTAGTATAACGGAAAACATTACCATGACTAGTAGCAAAACACATCTTATACGAGTATCATTTTCACTGAAATGAAGTATCATCGAAGTGCATGAACTTCTTAAGAGAGTAACGAGTAACCAAAGGAAGAGCAAAGAGTAGTTACCTGCTTCTTCTCATTGGAAATGAAAATAATAAACAGATCAGAACCATCGGTATTTGCCAGCCCATCATCACATAGCTTTTTGCATAGCAGGTAGACGTTTTCCTCGCTGAAATAAAAAGTAAATATAGAAAGCAGACAGAAAACACTTCTCATTAGTGCTAGATAATCTTAATCACTCTATCAACTGTGTCAATTCTAAATTAGTTGGGTCATATGAATCCTCTATATCCTCAGCACGTAAGCTTAAAGTGAATGGAAACTAAAAACGGACATgtcaaatttgagaagaaaaataCTTAGGTTGAATAATTCTAAATAGAGAGATTCCACAGGTTTCAAAAGTTCCCTACTTGCTATGACCatatatttttacaaagggagataAATTTCTTCCTGAATAAGCTCAGAATATACCTTCAATTTATTTTGCACTAGTACATTAAACTTCCTCAACCAAATAAAAGATTGACAAGTTATTATCTCGTTTACTtcttttacaacaacaacaaagaacCCAGTGTAATCTcataagtggggtttggggagggtagtgtgtacgcatgcCTTACTCCTACCTTAtaaaggtagagagactgtttttgatcgaccctcggctcaagaaacaataaaaaataaagcaaCAAACAATAGTAACAATAATGTAATAGGGTAACGGAAGCGAATGATACAACATGTAATAATAAAGAACcaagaataagaaaatacaagaatagtACTAGTACGTTTACTTCTTTTagctaaaaaaataattattccaCTTTTCTACTCATTCAACTATGGTTTCAACTACCGAAATGGTGTGCGGTGGGATAGATaccagaggtctcgggttcgagctCTGGATATGAAAAAAAATCCTGTTAGGGAGCATTTCCCCCTTGAGTGGGCCTTATCCGGATATAGTTGGGCTCCAATGAGGGTATCGGACACCGGGTGGGTAAACCCGACCAAACCAAAAACAATACAAACTATGGCTTCAACTGTTTAATTCACATTACAAAGAAAATTTCAGCTCGTTCTTTATTCATTTACAAATTTTCACAAATATATTTGGTTTTCGTAACAGTGGTGTCCTACCAGCTTTCTTGACCAATTTTCATATATACTTTCTAAAACTATTCAGCTGTGAAATTCACTTAAAAATTAGGTCTTTAAACCAAAAGGGTATCATCATTTATGCATCAAATTTCATAAACAAACAGCAATCGCCAGCTATGTCTATTTTTCAAGAATGCATATATACCCCACCCCCAcctcccccccacccccaccccccacccaaaaacaaaaagaggaaaaaaaaaaggagagagtgTACCAATAATAAGGGGTATGATGAAAGGTGGGAACTTGCAAAGGAACTTCCAAATTTGAAGTCGTCATTTTCCTCTAAAAAAATTTATTCTGCAGTTCTTGTTTTAATGTTATTCATTCTTCAGTAGAGAGAGATCAGCAGGAAAAAACACATAAGTGGACTATACGACGTCGTGGCACCCACTTCTttatttctaagtccaaattaatgttattggaatttagggtattatcacttttagcccgcgccaaaaactatttatattcggtagtcgaaaaat is a genomic window of Nicotiana tabacum cultivar K326 chromosome 16, ASM71507v2, whole genome shotgun sequence containing:
- the LOC107791852 gene encoding magnesium-chelatase subunit ChlH, chloroplastic — encoded protein: MASLVSSPFTLPSSKVEHLSSISQKHYFLHSFLPKKTNPTYSKSPKKFQCNAIGNGLFTQTTQEVRRIVPENTQGLATVKIVYVVLEAQYQASLTAAVQTLNKNGKFASFEVVGYLVEELRDENAYKMFCKDLEDANVFIGSLIFVEELALKVKTAVEKERDRLDAVLVFPSMPEVMRLNKLGSFSMSQLGQSKSPFFELFKKKKSSSAGFSDQMLKLVRTLPKVLKYLPSDKAQDARLYILSLQFWLGGSPDNLVNFLKMISGSYVPALKGMKIDYSDPVLYLDSGIWHPLAPCMYDDVKEYLNWYATRRDTNEKLKSSNAPVVGLVLQRSHIVTGDESHYVAVIMELEAKGAKVIPIFAGGLDFSGPVERYFIDPITKKPFVNSVISLTGFALVGGPARQDHPRAIEALMKLDVPYIVALPLVFQTTEEWLNSTLGLHPIQVALQVALPELDGGMEPIVFAGRDPRTGKSHALHKRVEQLCTRAIKWGELKRKTKADKRLAITVFSFPPDKGNVGTAAYLNVFASIYSVLKDLKKDGYNVEGLPETSAELIEEVIHDKEAQFSSPNLNIAYKMSVREYQKLTPYATALEENWGKAPGNLNSDGENLLVYGKQYGNVFIGVQPTFGYEGDPMRLLFSKSASPHHGFAAYYSFVEKIFKADAVLHFGTHGSLEFMPGKQVGMSDACFPDSLIGNIPNVYYYAANNPSEATIAKRRSYANTISYLTPPAENAGLYKGLKQLSELISSYQSLKDSGRGQQIVNSIISTARQCNLDKDVDLPEEGEEISAKERDLVVGKVYSKIMEIESRLLPCGLHIIGEPPTAMEAVATLVNIAALDRPEEGISALPSILAATVGRSIEEIYRGNDQGILRDVELLRQITEASRGAISAFVERTTNNKGQVVNVNDKLTSILGFGINEPWIQYLSNTQFYRADREKLRVLFQFLGECLKLIVANNEVGSLKQALEGKYVEPGPGGDPIRNPKVLPTGKNIHALDPQAIPTIAAVQSAKIVVERLLERQKADNGGKYPETVALVLWGTDNIKTYGESLAQVMWMIGVRPVTDSLGRVNRVEPVSLEELGRPRVDVVVNCSGVFRDLFINQMNLLDRAVKMVAELDEPEDQNYIRKHALEQAKTLGVDVREAATRIFSNASGSYSSNINLAVENSTWNDEKQLQDMYLSRKSFAFDCDAPGVGMTEKRKVFEMALSTADATFQNLDSSEISLTDVSHYFDSDPTNLVQNLRKDGKKPSAYIADTTTANAQVRTLSETVRLDARTKLLNPKWYEGMLSTGYEGVREIEKRLTNTVGWSATSGQVDNWVYEEANTTFIQDQEMLNRLMNTNPNSFRKLLQTFLEANGRGYWETSEENIEKLKQLYSEVEDKIEGIDR
- the LOC107791851 gene encoding protein N-terminal glutamine amidohydrolase-like; the protein is MTTSNLEVPLQVPTFHHTPYYCEENVYLLCKKLCDDGLANTDGSDLFIIFISNEKKQIPLWHQKASQRAEGVILWDYHVICVQKKGNENSSSLVWDLDSSLPIPSPLGSYVAESIRPSIQIFSEFKRFFRVVHAPIFLRHFASDRRHMKDSAGNWIAEPPLHEAIVAEDGTIHNLNEYITVSPDDVVKNVGADNVNVVFAEKLGIVVGENDLMEFFSLIPDES